In Deltaproteobacteria bacterium, a single genomic region encodes these proteins:
- a CDS encoding protein kinase, with translation MDDADAVQRSAATGAAIAGAWAHPFGDVFPKVGTIETVLAPSLRPGAKELEQLAALQRRLAATVGEGLLALREITIDAQGRLVLRCDGFEGEPLHCLVARARPSAARMLAILHGIARALTAAHAGGVLHRALSPAAVLVGRDDEVRVLDFGLGMLLRQDSPAAELRLDPITPERVLGLPPSASDDIYAFGCLGYLLATGEPPLVDDDAVRLRRRHAIEDPPRLSRRPDLAIDRAFAKLLDRCLAKDPEDRPASMAAVLEALPPLPAAGKPADAPAKPATIAAVVPPAPTRIVPPKPATTPAPPKLATTPAPPKLATTPAPPKLATTISPPATATTPAPPKLATAIAPPATATTPAPPKLATTPAPPKLATTIAPPKPATAIAPPEPAPPEPAPPEPAPPPVATTAAREAGDEVLGAPPDPGLAAAPTRAAPATDRVIAAPPGALAPRSPWWQRTDVRIGAAALLLLGVLATSWSVARTPDGATHGESSALAAVSDARTATAAGTASVSPTSRPQPPVVSTPRDDAEVGASPIAAREPSATDDGDHVATDDGDHVATDGAAPIVPLDDAIDDAVALADADEPVDATVEPGTPKRIAELLAGAASARRAGRRAEAAHAFKEVAELDPDNLQALEALTRLAFDRADFTQAVRWGKRAVAAAPGSARNRIALGDAYFKLGRRADAKAQYEKAERLGHALAKRRLAMLDG, from the coding sequence GTGGACGATGCGGATGCGGTGCAGCGGAGCGCGGCTACGGGTGCAGCGATCGCGGGCGCCTGGGCGCACCCATTTGGCGACGTGTTCCCGAAGGTCGGCACGATCGAGACCGTGCTCGCGCCGTCGCTGCGGCCCGGTGCGAAGGAGCTCGAGCAGCTCGCGGCCCTGCAGCGACGACTCGCCGCGACCGTCGGCGAGGGGCTGTTGGCGCTGCGCGAGATCACGATCGATGCGCAGGGGCGCCTGGTGCTGCGCTGCGACGGCTTCGAGGGTGAGCCGCTGCACTGCCTGGTCGCGCGCGCGCGCCCGAGCGCCGCGCGCATGCTCGCAATCCTGCACGGCATCGCGCGCGCGTTGACGGCCGCGCACGCCGGCGGCGTGCTGCATCGAGCGCTCTCGCCGGCGGCGGTGCTGGTCGGGCGCGACGACGAGGTGCGCGTGCTCGACTTCGGGCTCGGCATGTTGCTGCGGCAGGACTCGCCCGCGGCCGAGCTGCGGCTCGATCCGATCACACCGGAGCGTGTGCTCGGCCTGCCGCCCTCGGCCTCCGACGACATCTACGCCTTCGGATGCCTGGGCTACCTGCTCGCGACCGGCGAACCGCCGCTGGTCGACGACGACGCGGTGCGCCTGCGACGACGCCACGCGATCGAGGATCCGCCGCGGCTGTCGCGGCGTCCGGATCTCGCGATCGATCGCGCCTTCGCGAAGCTGCTCGATCGATGTCTCGCAAAGGACCCCGAGGATCGTCCCGCCTCGATGGCGGCCGTGCTCGAGGCGCTGCCGCCGTTGCCCGCCGCGGGCAAGCCCGCCGACGCACCGGCGAAGCCCGCGACGATCGCAGCGGTCGTACCGCCCGCGCCAACGCGCATCGTACCGCCCAAGCCCGCGACCACGCCGGCTCCGCCCAAGCTCGCGACCACGCCGGCTCCGCCCAAGCTCGCGACCACGCCGGCTCCGCCCAAGCTCGCGACCACGATCTCGCCGCCCGCGACCGCGACCACGCCGGCTCCGCCCAAGCTCGCGACCGCGATCGCGCCGCCCGCGACCGCGACCACGCCGGCTCCGCCCAAGCTCGCGACCACGCCGGCTCCGCCCAAGCTCGCGACCACGATCGCGCCGCCCAAGCCCGCGACCGCGATCGCGCCGCCGGAGCCCGCACCACCCGAGCCTGCACCACCCGAGCCTGCACCGCCGCCGGTGGCCACCACGGCGGCGCGCGAGGCCGGCGACGAGGTGCTCGGCGCACCGCCCGATCCGGGGCTGGCCGCGGCGCCCACACGCGCGGCACCGGCCACCGATCGCGTCATCGCAGCGCCCCCCGGCGCCCTCGCGCCGCGATCGCCATGGTGGCAGCGCACCGACGTGCGCATCGGCGCCGCGGCGCTGCTGCTGTTGGGTGTGCTCGCGACCTCGTGGTCGGTCGCGCGCACCCCTGACGGCGCGACCCACGGTGAGTCGTCCGCGCTCGCGGCCGTGTCCGACGCACGCACCGCCACGGCCGCCGGCACGGCATCGGTGTCACCGACGTCGCGACCCCAGCCGCCGGTCGTATCCACGCCCCGCGACGACGCGGAGGTCGGCGCGAGTCCAATCGCTGCGCGCGAGCCGAGCGCGACCGACGATGGCGATCACGTCGCGACCGACGATGGCGATCACGTCGCGACCGACGGCGCCGCACCGATCGTTCCGCTCGACGACGCGATCGACGATGCGGTCGCGCTCGCCGATGCCGACGAGCCCGTCGACGCGACGGTCGAGCCCGGCACCCCGAAGCGGATCGCCGAGTTGCTCGCCGGCGCGGCCTCGGCGCGACGCGCAGGCCGCCGCGCCGAGGCGGCGCACGCGTTCAAGGAGGTCGCCGAGCTCGACCCCGACAACCTGCAGGCCCTCGAAGCGCTGACGCGCCTCGCCTTCGATCGCGCCGACTTCACCCAGGCGGTGCGATGGGGCAAGCGCGCAGTGGCGGCCGCACCTGGCAGCGCGCGCAATCGCATCGCGCTCGGTGACGCGTACTTCAAGCTGGGTCGACGCGCCGACGCCAAGGCGCAGTACGAGAAGGCCGAGCGACTCGGCCACGCGCTCGCGAAGCGGCGTCTCGCGATGCTCGACGGCTGA